Proteins from a genomic interval of Euwallacea fornicatus isolate EFF26 chromosome 39, ASM4011564v1, whole genome shotgun sequence:
- the Nc73EF gene encoding 2-oxoglutarate dehydrogenase complex component E1 isoform X4: MHRARTIVTAITGPTSQKFASWLVKNSPSSVIACNQCRDYSVPAAAEPFLNGSSSQYVEDMYNAWLADPSSVHASWDAFFRNSQSGGVGYTAPPTLAQPRANEISLGALIPSLGGSSALSGGINEKVIDDHLAVQAIIRSYQIRGHHIANLDPLGINSADLDDQTPQELIYKNYNFDRPSRTYSEELRRQVQQFMRHETDMDRVFKLPSTTFIGGNEKSLPLREILRRLELAYCRHIGVEFMFINSLEQCNWIRQRLESPGCMDLTPEQKRLILARLTRATGFESFLSRKWSSEKRFGLEGCEILIPAMKTVIDKSTELGVESIVMGMPHRGRLNVLANVCRKPLYQLFTQFAGLEALDDGSGDVKYHLGTYIERLNRVTNKNIRLAVVANPSHLETVDPVVEGKTRAEQFYRGDGEGKKVMSMLLHGDAAFAGQGVVFETIGMSELPDYTTHGTVHIVVNNQIGFTTDPRYSRSSPYCTDVARVVNAPIFHVNADDPESVIHVCNIAAEWRATFHKDVVIDLVCYRRYGHNELDEPMFTQPLMYRKIRSTKPSLDKYAEQLLSEGVVTEAEVKDVKGKYDKICEDALEKARKETHIKYKDWIDSPWSGFFEGKDPLKVANTGIVEDTLVHIGKRFSSPPPNAAEFIIHKGIERILKSRLEMVENRVCDWALGEAMAFGSLLKEGIHVRLSGQDVERGTFSHRHHVLHHQTVDKATYRPLCNLYPDQAPYTVCNSSLSEYGVLGFELGYSMTNPNALVIWEAQFGDFANTAQCIIDTLLASGQSKWVRQTGLVMLLPHGMEGQGPEHSSARLERFLQMSSDDPDYFPPETEDFAVRQLHDINWIIANCTTPANFFHMMRRQIALPFRKPLIVMTPKSLLRHPEARSSFDDMVEGTQFRRIIPDEGKASENPGGVQKLIFCSGKVYYDLVKANRDLGIDDKIAIARVEQLTPFPFDLVKKECEKYPNAQIAWAQEEHKNQGGWTYVRPRFETTLAGQRDVIYIGRPVAASTATGSKAQHLKELKNLLDDATRL, from the exons atgcacagaGCAAGAACAATTGTGACAGCTATAACGGGGCCCACCAGTCAGAAGTTTGCTTCTTGGCTGGTCAAAAACTCACCATCATCTGTGATAGCTTGCAACCAGTGTCGAGACTACAGTGTACCTGCAGCTGCCGAACCCTTTTTAAATGGGAGCTCCAGCCAATATGTTGAAGATATGTATAATGCCTGGTTAGCAGATCCATCCAGTGTACATGCA TCGTGGGACGCTTTCTTCCGGAACTCCCAAAGCGGGGGAGTCGGCTACACCGCACCACCAACCCTGGCTCAGCCCCGAGCCAATGAGATCTCCCTCGGAGCCCTGATACCGAGTTTGGGCGGTTCTTCGGCGCTCAGCGGAGGCATCAACGAGAAAGTGATCGACGACCATCTCGCTGTTCAGGCCATAATCAGGAGCTACCAG ATACGAGGACATCACATCGCGAACCTGGACCCGCTGGGCATCAATAGTGCCGATCTGGACGACCAAACGCCCCAGGAATTGATATACAAAAACTACAACTTCG ATAGGCCGTCCAGAACGTATTCGGAAGAGCTTCGGAGACAGGTTCAACAGTTCATGCGAC ATGAAACAGACATGGATCGAGTGTTCAAACTTCCCTCGACCACCTTCATCGGAGGTAACGAGAAGTCGTTACCGCTGAGGGAGATCCTGAGACGCCTGGAGCTGGCGTATTGCAGGCACATCGGCGTGGAATTCATGTTCATTAACAGCTTGGAGCAGTGCAACTGGATCAGGCAGCGGCTGGAGTCTCCCGGATGCATGGATTTGACCCCGGAGCAGAAGAGGCTGATTTTGGCCCGTCTTACCAGGGCGACGGG ATTCGAATCTTTCCTCTCTCGCAAGTGGTCATCGGAGAAACGGTTCGGTCTGGAAGGATGCGAAATCCTGATACCGGCCATGAAGACCGTCATAGACAAATCTACCGAGCTGGGGGTCGAAAGCATCGTCATGGGCATGCCCCACAGGGGTCGTTTGAACGTATTGGCCAACGTGTGCCGGAAGCCCTTGTATCAGTTGTTCACCCAATTCGCCGGCTTGGAGGCTCTGGACGATGGATCCGGCGACGTTAAGTACCACTTGGGGACGTACATCGAGAG ATTGAATCGTGTCACCAACAAGAACATCCGCTTGGCCGTTGTGGCTAATCCGTCTCACTTGGAAACTGTCGACCCCGTGGTCGAGGGCAAAACTAGGGCTGAGCAGTTCTACAGAGGGGATGGAGAGGGAAAGAAG GTCATGTCCATGCTCCTCCACGGCGACGCCGCGTTCGCAGGCCAAGGCGTCGTGTTCGAGACCATCGGCATGTCGGAGCTGCCAGATTACACCACCCACGGAACGGTCCACATCGTCGTCAACAACCAAATCGGCTTCACCACCGATCCGAGATACTCCAGGTCGTCGCCATACTGTACAG ATGTGGCCCGAGTAGTGAACGCCCCCATTTTCCACGTAAACGCCGACGATCCCGAATCCGTGATCCACGTTTGCAACATCGCCGCCGAATGGAGAGCCACTTTCCACAAGGATGTCGTCATCGATCTC GTGTGCTATCGTCGCTACGGCCACAACGAACTGGACGAGCCCATGTTCACTCAACCCCTCATGTACAGGAAGATCCGCAGTACCAAGCCGAGCTTAGACAAGTATGCCGAACAGTTGCTGTCAGAAGGTGTGGTGACCGAGGCAGAAGTTAAGGACGTCAAAGGGAAATACGATAAAATTTGCGAAGACGCCCTGGAAAAGGCTAGAAAGGAGACCCACATCAAGTACAAGGACTGGATCGACAGTCCCTGGTCTGGATTCTTCGAGGGAAAGGACCCTTTGAAG GTTGCTAATACAGGAATTGTTGAAGACACTTTAGTCCACATCGGAAAAAGATTCTCATCACCACCGCCCAACGCCGCCGAATTTATCATCCACAAAG GTATCGAACGTATTTTGAAATCCCGGTTGGAAATGGTCGAAAACAGGGTGTGCGACTGGGCCTTGGGCGAAGCCATGGCCTTCGGGTCCCTTCTAAAGGAGGGCATCCACGTCAGACTGTCCGGGCAGGACGTGGAGAGAGGCACGTTCTCTCACCGACATCACGTGTTGCATCACCAAACTGTGGACAAAGCGACTTACAG GCCTCTGTGCAACTTGTATCCGGATCAAGCTCCCTACACCGTGTGCAATAGCTCCCTGTCGGAGTACGGAGTGCTCGGATTCGAATTAG GTTACTCTATGACGAACCCAAATGCCCTTGTGATCTGGGAGGCTCAGTTCGGAGACTTCGCCAATACCGCCCAGTGCATCATCGATACTTTATTAGCCAGCGGACAGTCCAAATGGGTCAGGCAGACCGGCCTTGTCATGCTTTTGCCTCACGGAATGGAAG GTCAAGGCCCGGAACACTCGAGCGCCCGCCTGGAAAGGTTTCTTCAAATGTCTTCGGATGATCCCGATTACTTCCCACCCGAAACCGAAGATTTTGCCGTACGACAGTTGCACGACATTAACTGGATTATAGCCAATTGCACCACTCCCGCTAACTTCTTCCACATGATGAGGAGGCAGATTGCTTTGCCGTTCAG GAAACCTCTTATCGTCATGACGCCCAAGAGTTTGTTGAGGCACCCGGAAGCGAGAAGCTCGTTTGACGACATGGTCGAAG GTACGCAGTTCAGGCGCATCATCCCCGATGAAGGGAAGGCCTCCGAAAATCCCGGCGGAGTGCAGAAGCTCATCTTCTGCTCTGGAAAAGTGTATTACGATCTGGTGAAGGCGAATAGGGAT
- the Nc73EF gene encoding 2-oxoglutarate dehydrogenase complex component E1 isoform X6 encodes MHRARTIVTAITGPTSQKFASWLVKNSPSSVIACNQCRDYSVPAAAEPFLNGSSSQYVEDMYNAWLADPSSVHASWDAFFRNSQSGGVGYTAPPTLAQPRANEISLGALIPSLGGSSALSGGINEKVIDDHLAVQAIIRSYQIRGHHIANLDPLGINSADLDDQTPQELIYKNYNFDETDMDRVFKLPSTTFIGGNEKSLPLREILRRLELAYCRHIGVEFMFINSLEQCNWIRQRLESPGCMDLTPEQKRLILARLTRATGFESFLSRKWSSEKRFGLEGCEILIPAMKTVIDKSTELGVESIVMGMPHRGRLNVLANVCRKPLYQLFTQFAGLEALDDGSGDVKYHLGTYIERLNRVTNKNIRLAVVANPSHLETVDPVVEGKTRAEQFYRGDGEGKKVMSMLLHGDAAFAGQGVVFETIGMSELPDYTTHGTVHIVVNNQIGFTTDPRYSRSSPYCTDVARVVNAPIFHVNADDPESVIHVCNIAAEWRATFHKDVVIDLVCYRRYGHNELDEPMFTQPLMYRKIRSTKPSLDKYAEQLLSEGVVTEAEVKDVKGKYDKICEDALEKARKETHIKYKDWIDSPWSGFFEGKDPLKVANTGIVEDTLVHIGKRFSSPPPNAAEFIIHKGIERILKSRLEMVENRVCDWALGEAMAFGSLLKEGIHVRLSGQDVERGTFSHRHHVLHHQTVDKATYRPLCNLYPDQAPYTVCNSSLSEYGVLGFELGYSMTNPNALVIWEAQFGDFANTAQCIIDTLLASGQSKWVRQTGLVMLLPHGMEGQGPEHSSARLERFLQMSSDDPDYFPPETEDFAVRQLHDINWIIANCTTPANFFHMMRRQIALPFRKPLIVMTPKSLLRHPEARSSFDDMVEGTQFRRIIPDEGKASENPGGVQKLIFCSGKVYYDLVKANRDLGIDDKIAIARVEQLTPFPFDLVKKECEKYPNAQIAWAQEEHKNQGGWTYVRPRFETTLAGQRDVIYIGRPVAASTATGSKAQHLKELKNLLDDATRL; translated from the exons atgcacagaGCAAGAACAATTGTGACAGCTATAACGGGGCCCACCAGTCAGAAGTTTGCTTCTTGGCTGGTCAAAAACTCACCATCATCTGTGATAGCTTGCAACCAGTGTCGAGACTACAGTGTACCTGCAGCTGCCGAACCCTTTTTAAATGGGAGCTCCAGCCAATATGTTGAAGATATGTATAATGCCTGGTTAGCAGATCCATCCAGTGTACATGCA TCGTGGGACGCTTTCTTCCGGAACTCCCAAAGCGGGGGAGTCGGCTACACCGCACCACCAACCCTGGCTCAGCCCCGAGCCAATGAGATCTCCCTCGGAGCCCTGATACCGAGTTTGGGCGGTTCTTCGGCGCTCAGCGGAGGCATCAACGAGAAAGTGATCGACGACCATCTCGCTGTTCAGGCCATAATCAGGAGCTACCAG ATACGAGGACATCACATCGCGAACCTGGACCCGCTGGGCATCAATAGTGCCGATCTGGACGACCAAACGCCCCAGGAATTGATATACAAAAACTACAACTTCG ATGAAACAGACATGGATCGAGTGTTCAAACTTCCCTCGACCACCTTCATCGGAGGTAACGAGAAGTCGTTACCGCTGAGGGAGATCCTGAGACGCCTGGAGCTGGCGTATTGCAGGCACATCGGCGTGGAATTCATGTTCATTAACAGCTTGGAGCAGTGCAACTGGATCAGGCAGCGGCTGGAGTCTCCCGGATGCATGGATTTGACCCCGGAGCAGAAGAGGCTGATTTTGGCCCGTCTTACCAGGGCGACGGG ATTCGAATCTTTCCTCTCTCGCAAGTGGTCATCGGAGAAACGGTTCGGTCTGGAAGGATGCGAAATCCTGATACCGGCCATGAAGACCGTCATAGACAAATCTACCGAGCTGGGGGTCGAAAGCATCGTCATGGGCATGCCCCACAGGGGTCGTTTGAACGTATTGGCCAACGTGTGCCGGAAGCCCTTGTATCAGTTGTTCACCCAATTCGCCGGCTTGGAGGCTCTGGACGATGGATCCGGCGACGTTAAGTACCACTTGGGGACGTACATCGAGAG ATTGAATCGTGTCACCAACAAGAACATCCGCTTGGCCGTTGTGGCTAATCCGTCTCACTTGGAAACTGTCGACCCCGTGGTCGAGGGCAAAACTAGGGCTGAGCAGTTCTACAGAGGGGATGGAGAGGGAAAGAAG GTCATGTCCATGCTCCTCCACGGCGACGCCGCGTTCGCAGGCCAAGGCGTCGTGTTCGAGACCATCGGCATGTCGGAGCTGCCAGATTACACCACCCACGGAACGGTCCACATCGTCGTCAACAACCAAATCGGCTTCACCACCGATCCGAGATACTCCAGGTCGTCGCCATACTGTACAG ATGTGGCCCGAGTAGTGAACGCCCCCATTTTCCACGTAAACGCCGACGATCCCGAATCCGTGATCCACGTTTGCAACATCGCCGCCGAATGGAGAGCCACTTTCCACAAGGATGTCGTCATCGATCTC GTGTGCTATCGTCGCTACGGCCACAACGAACTGGACGAGCCCATGTTCACTCAACCCCTCATGTACAGGAAGATCCGCAGTACCAAGCCGAGCTTAGACAAGTATGCCGAACAGTTGCTGTCAGAAGGTGTGGTGACCGAGGCAGAAGTTAAGGACGTCAAAGGGAAATACGATAAAATTTGCGAAGACGCCCTGGAAAAGGCTAGAAAGGAGACCCACATCAAGTACAAGGACTGGATCGACAGTCCCTGGTCTGGATTCTTCGAGGGAAAGGACCCTTTGAAG GTTGCTAATACAGGAATTGTTGAAGACACTTTAGTCCACATCGGAAAAAGATTCTCATCACCACCGCCCAACGCCGCCGAATTTATCATCCACAAAG GTATCGAACGTATTTTGAAATCCCGGTTGGAAATGGTCGAAAACAGGGTGTGCGACTGGGCCTTGGGCGAAGCCATGGCCTTCGGGTCCCTTCTAAAGGAGGGCATCCACGTCAGACTGTCCGGGCAGGACGTGGAGAGAGGCACGTTCTCTCACCGACATCACGTGTTGCATCACCAAACTGTGGACAAAGCGACTTACAG GCCTCTGTGCAACTTGTATCCGGATCAAGCTCCCTACACCGTGTGCAATAGCTCCCTGTCGGAGTACGGAGTGCTCGGATTCGAATTAG GTTACTCTATGACGAACCCAAATGCCCTTGTGATCTGGGAGGCTCAGTTCGGAGACTTCGCCAATACCGCCCAGTGCATCATCGATACTTTATTAGCCAGCGGACAGTCCAAATGGGTCAGGCAGACCGGCCTTGTCATGCTTTTGCCTCACGGAATGGAAG GTCAAGGCCCGGAACACTCGAGCGCCCGCCTGGAAAGGTTTCTTCAAATGTCTTCGGATGATCCCGATTACTTCCCACCCGAAACCGAAGATTTTGCCGTACGACAGTTGCACGACATTAACTGGATTATAGCCAATTGCACCACTCCCGCTAACTTCTTCCACATGATGAGGAGGCAGATTGCTTTGCCGTTCAG GAAACCTCTTATCGTCATGACGCCCAAGAGTTTGTTGAGGCACCCGGAAGCGAGAAGCTCGTTTGACGACATGGTCGAAG GTACGCAGTTCAGGCGCATCATCCCCGATGAAGGGAAGGCCTCCGAAAATCCCGGCGGAGTGCAGAAGCTCATCTTCTGCTCTGGAAAAGTGTATTACGATCTGGTGAAGGCGAATAGGGAT
- the Nc73EF gene encoding 2-oxoglutarate dehydrogenase complex component E1 isoform X5 — translation MHRARTIVTAITGPTSQKFASWLVKNSPSSVIACNQCRDYSVPAAAEPFLNGSSSQYVEDMYNAWLADPSSVHASWDAFFRNSQSGGVGYTAPPTLAQPRANEISLGALIPSLGGSSALSGGINEKVIDDHLAVQAIIRSYQQRGHLVAKMDPLGIMFSDRNATISDLMGSAPSEVIRQHKLDETDMDRVFKLPSTTFIGGNEKSLPLREILRRLELAYCRHIGVEFMFINSLEQCNWIRQRLESPGCMDLTPEQKRLILARLTRATGFESFLSRKWSSEKRFGLEGCEILIPAMKTVIDKSTELGVESIVMGMPHRGRLNVLANVCRKPLYQLFTQFAGLEALDDGSGDVKYHLGTYIERLNRVTNKNIRLAVVANPSHLETVDPVVEGKTRAEQFYRGDGEGKKVMSMLLHGDAAFAGQGVVFETIGMSELPDYTTHGTVHIVVNNQIGFTTDPRYSRSSPYCTDVARVVNAPIFHVNADDPESVIHVCNIAAEWRATFHKDVVIDLVCYRRYGHNELDEPMFTQPLMYRKIRSTKPSLDKYAEQLLSEGVVTEAEVKDVKGKYDKICEDALEKARKETHIKYKDWIDSPWSGFFEGKDPLKVANTGIVEDTLVHIGKRFSSPPPNAAEFIIHKGIERILKSRLEMVENRVCDWALGEAMAFGSLLKEGIHVRLSGQDVERGTFSHRHHVLHHQTVDKATYRPLCNLYPDQAPYTVCNSSLSEYGVLGFELGYSMTNPNALVIWEAQFGDFANTAQCIIDTLLASGQSKWVRQTGLVMLLPHGMEGQGPEHSSARLERFLQMSSDDPDYFPPETEDFAVRQLHDINWIIANCTTPANFFHMMRRQIALPFRKPLIVMTPKSLLRHPEARSSFDDMVEGTQFRRIIPDEGKASENPGGVQKLIFCSGKVYYDLVKANRDLGIDDKIAIARVEQLTPFPFDLVKKECEKYPNAQIAWAQEEHKNQGGWTYVRPRFETTLAGQRDVIYIGRPVAASTATGSKAQHLKELKNLLDDATRL, via the exons atgcacagaGCAAGAACAATTGTGACAGCTATAACGGGGCCCACCAGTCAGAAGTTTGCTTCTTGGCTGGTCAAAAACTCACCATCATCTGTGATAGCTTGCAACCAGTGTCGAGACTACAGTGTACCTGCAGCTGCCGAACCCTTTTTAAATGGGAGCTCCAGCCAATATGTTGAAGATATGTATAATGCCTGGTTAGCAGATCCATCCAGTGTACATGCA TCGTGGGACGCTTTCTTCCGGAACTCCCAAAGCGGGGGAGTCGGCTACACCGCACCACCAACCCTGGCTCAGCCCCGAGCCAATGAGATCTCCCTCGGAGCCCTGATACCGAGTTTGGGCGGTTCTTCGGCGCTCAGCGGAGGCATCAACGAGAAAGTGATCGACGACCATCTCGCTGTTCAGGCCATAATCAGGAGCTACCAG CAACGCGGTCATTTAGTGGCCAAAATGGATCCGCTGGGCATTATGTTTTCCGACCGGAATGCCACTATTAGCGATTTGATGGGTTCTGCGCCCTCTGAAGTTATCCGACAGCACAAGCTAG ATGAAACAGACATGGATCGAGTGTTCAAACTTCCCTCGACCACCTTCATCGGAGGTAACGAGAAGTCGTTACCGCTGAGGGAGATCCTGAGACGCCTGGAGCTGGCGTATTGCAGGCACATCGGCGTGGAATTCATGTTCATTAACAGCTTGGAGCAGTGCAACTGGATCAGGCAGCGGCTGGAGTCTCCCGGATGCATGGATTTGACCCCGGAGCAGAAGAGGCTGATTTTGGCCCGTCTTACCAGGGCGACGGG ATTCGAATCTTTCCTCTCTCGCAAGTGGTCATCGGAGAAACGGTTCGGTCTGGAAGGATGCGAAATCCTGATACCGGCCATGAAGACCGTCATAGACAAATCTACCGAGCTGGGGGTCGAAAGCATCGTCATGGGCATGCCCCACAGGGGTCGTTTGAACGTATTGGCCAACGTGTGCCGGAAGCCCTTGTATCAGTTGTTCACCCAATTCGCCGGCTTGGAGGCTCTGGACGATGGATCCGGCGACGTTAAGTACCACTTGGGGACGTACATCGAGAG ATTGAATCGTGTCACCAACAAGAACATCCGCTTGGCCGTTGTGGCTAATCCGTCTCACTTGGAAACTGTCGACCCCGTGGTCGAGGGCAAAACTAGGGCTGAGCAGTTCTACAGAGGGGATGGAGAGGGAAAGAAG GTCATGTCCATGCTCCTCCACGGCGACGCCGCGTTCGCAGGCCAAGGCGTCGTGTTCGAGACCATCGGCATGTCGGAGCTGCCAGATTACACCACCCACGGAACGGTCCACATCGTCGTCAACAACCAAATCGGCTTCACCACCGATCCGAGATACTCCAGGTCGTCGCCATACTGTACAG ATGTGGCCCGAGTAGTGAACGCCCCCATTTTCCACGTAAACGCCGACGATCCCGAATCCGTGATCCACGTTTGCAACATCGCCGCCGAATGGAGAGCCACTTTCCACAAGGATGTCGTCATCGATCTC GTGTGCTATCGTCGCTACGGCCACAACGAACTGGACGAGCCCATGTTCACTCAACCCCTCATGTACAGGAAGATCCGCAGTACCAAGCCGAGCTTAGACAAGTATGCCGAACAGTTGCTGTCAGAAGGTGTGGTGACCGAGGCAGAAGTTAAGGACGTCAAAGGGAAATACGATAAAATTTGCGAAGACGCCCTGGAAAAGGCTAGAAAGGAGACCCACATCAAGTACAAGGACTGGATCGACAGTCCCTGGTCTGGATTCTTCGAGGGAAAGGACCCTTTGAAG GTTGCTAATACAGGAATTGTTGAAGACACTTTAGTCCACATCGGAAAAAGATTCTCATCACCACCGCCCAACGCCGCCGAATTTATCATCCACAAAG GTATCGAACGTATTTTGAAATCCCGGTTGGAAATGGTCGAAAACAGGGTGTGCGACTGGGCCTTGGGCGAAGCCATGGCCTTCGGGTCCCTTCTAAAGGAGGGCATCCACGTCAGACTGTCCGGGCAGGACGTGGAGAGAGGCACGTTCTCTCACCGACATCACGTGTTGCATCACCAAACTGTGGACAAAGCGACTTACAG GCCTCTGTGCAACTTGTATCCGGATCAAGCTCCCTACACCGTGTGCAATAGCTCCCTGTCGGAGTACGGAGTGCTCGGATTCGAATTAG GTTACTCTATGACGAACCCAAATGCCCTTGTGATCTGGGAGGCTCAGTTCGGAGACTTCGCCAATACCGCCCAGTGCATCATCGATACTTTATTAGCCAGCGGACAGTCCAAATGGGTCAGGCAGACCGGCCTTGTCATGCTTTTGCCTCACGGAATGGAAG GTCAAGGCCCGGAACACTCGAGCGCCCGCCTGGAAAGGTTTCTTCAAATGTCTTCGGATGATCCCGATTACTTCCCACCCGAAACCGAAGATTTTGCCGTACGACAGTTGCACGACATTAACTGGATTATAGCCAATTGCACCACTCCCGCTAACTTCTTCCACATGATGAGGAGGCAGATTGCTTTGCCGTTCAG GAAACCTCTTATCGTCATGACGCCCAAGAGTTTGTTGAGGCACCCGGAAGCGAGAAGCTCGTTTGACGACATGGTCGAAG GTACGCAGTTCAGGCGCATCATCCCCGATGAAGGGAAGGCCTCCGAAAATCCCGGCGGAGTGCAGAAGCTCATCTTCTGCTCTGGAAAAGTGTATTACGATCTGGTGAAGGCGAATAGGGAT